The nucleotide sequence TGCGGGGCGCAGAACCTGACTTCGAAGGAGAACAATCACATGCCCAAGGTAACCATCGTCGGCGCCGGCAACGTCGGTGCCACCGCCGCCCACATCATCGCGTCCAAGAACCTGGCCGACGTCGTGCTCATCGACGTGGCCGAGGGCCTGCCCCAGGGCAAGGCGCTCGACATGATGCACATGCGCAGCGTGGAGAAGTTCACCGTGCACGTGACCGGCACCAACGACTACGCCGACACGCGCGACTCCGACGTGGTGGTCATCACCGCCGGCATCGCCCGCAAGCCCGGCATGACCCGCGAGGACCTGCTCGGCGTGAACGCCGGCATCATGAAGTCGGTGATCGGCCAGGCCAAGGAGGCGTCCCCGAACGCGGTGTTCATCTGCGTGACGAACCCGCTCGACGTTATGACCACGCTGGCGTTCCGCGAGAGCGGCCTGCCGGCGGAGCGCCTCATGGGCATGGGCGGCGTGCTGGACTCCTCGCGCCTGTCGTTCGCGGTGTGCGAGAAGCTCGGCTGCGAGCCGGCGGCCGTGGAGGCGTGGGCCGTGGGCGCGCACGGCGAGGGCATGGTGTGCTGGCCGCGCTTCACCACGGTGGACGGCACCCCCATCACCGAGCTCATGGACGAGGCGGCCGTGGCCGAGGTCGTGCAGCGCTGCGTGAAGGGCGGCGCCGAAGTGGTGGCGCACCTCAAGACCGGCAGCGCCTACTACGCGCCCGGCGCGTCCATCGCCAAGATGGTGGAGGCCATCCTGGGCGACACGCACGAGATCATGAGCGTGTGCGCGCACATCGACGGCCAGTACGGCATCGACGACCTCTACATGAACGTGCCCGTGCGCTTGGGGCGCGGCGGCGTGGAGGAGGTCGTGGAGTTCGATCTCGACGACGAGGAGCTGGCGGCGCTGCGCGCGTCTGCGGACAGCGTGCGCGCGGGGTTGGCGAACCTGCCGGAGTAGGTCGACCTGCGGGGCGGGCGGAGGGAGGCCGTGCGGCACTCTTCGCACACTTCGCGAAAGCTCGTCGCACCGCACGGCCTCCCTCCGCCCTAGGCGAGGGGCTGCGAGGTGGCGGGCTTCCGTGCGGCTCACAAGGAGGCGTCGCTTGAGGCGGCGTCTTCTTCGTTGGGGGGGGTCGGACTCCCTTGGGAAGAGAGGGTTCAACATGCTGATAGAGATCGACGCCGGGCGCTGCATCGGGTGCGGGAAGTGCGTTGCCGACTGCGTGGGGTCTAATCTGGCCGTGGAAGACGGCATCGCGCAGGTGAAAGGGCGCTGCATCCTGTGCGGCCACTGCGTGGCCGTCTGCCCGACGGCGGCGGTGTCCATTCCGGGTTACGACATGGCCGATGTGGAGCCGTCTGCGCCGGCGGGCGAGACGATCGACGCCGCCGACCTCCTGCGCGCCATCAAGTCGCGCCGCAGCGTTCGTTCGTTCAAGCCGGAGCCGGTGGGACGCCAAGAGCTCGAGTTCGTGCTGCAGGCAGG is from Gordonibacter urolithinfaciens and encodes:
- the mdh gene encoding malate dehydrogenase, which produces MPKVTIVGAGNVGATAAHIIASKNLADVVLIDVAEGLPQGKALDMMHMRSVEKFTVHVTGTNDYADTRDSDVVVITAGIARKPGMTREDLLGVNAGIMKSVIGQAKEASPNAVFICVTNPLDVMTTLAFRESGLPAERLMGMGGVLDSSRLSFAVCEKLGCEPAAVEAWAVGAHGEGMVCWPRFTTVDGTPITELMDEAAVAEVVQRCVKGGAEVVAHLKTGSAYYAPGASIAKMVEAILGDTHEIMSVCAHIDGQYGIDDLYMNVPVRLGRGGVEEVVEFDLDDEELAALRASADSVRAGLANLPE